A genomic stretch from Chryseobacterium sp. SNU WT5 includes:
- a CDS encoding NADH-quinone oxidoreductase subunit A, whose protein sequence is MNVPENYIPIIIQIAVAAGFVLLSILGTHFLGPRQKATSIKKNESFECGVEVEGNARNPFSVKYFLTAILFVLFDIEIVFFYPYAVNIREFGVEGFFAVLMFIAVFFIAFVYVWKRGALDWDK, encoded by the coding sequence CGAAAATTACATCCCGATAATCATTCAAATAGCAGTTGCTGCAGGTTTCGTTTTACTCTCTATTTTAGGGACTCATTTTTTAGGACCTCGTCAAAAGGCGACTTCTATCAAGAAAAATGAAAGTTTTGAATGTGGAGTTGAAGTGGAAGGTAATGCGAGAAATCCATTCTCCGTAAAATATTTTCTTACCGCGATTCTGTTTGTATTATTCGATATAGAAATTGTATTTTTCTATCCTTACGCGGTGAATATTCGCGAATTTGGAGTAGAAGGGTTTTTCGCAGTTCTAATGTTCATTGCAGTATTTTTCATTGCATTTGTTTACGTTTGGAAACGAGGAGCTTTGGACTGGGATAAATAG
- a CDS encoding NADH-quinone oxidoreductase subunit B — MSDNKPVIKMDAQAPDGFEGEGFFATQLSSVIGMARKFSLWPLPFATSCCGIEFMATLNPTFDASRFGMEKNSFSPRQADMLMVCGTISKKLGPILKQVYTQMAEPKWVIAVGACASSGGIFDSYSVLQGIDKIIPVDVYVPGCPPRPEQIIEGVMQVQALCESESIRRRDMPEYQQLLASYDIN; from the coding sequence ATGTCAGATAATAAACCGGTAATCAAAATGGATGCGCAAGCTCCAGATGGCTTTGAAGGTGAAGGTTTCTTCGCCACTCAGCTAAGCAGTGTTATTGGAATGGCTAGAAAATTTTCACTCTGGCCATTACCCTTCGCAACATCATGTTGTGGAATTGAGTTTATGGCGACCCTAAATCCAACTTTCGATGCTTCTCGATTTGGAATGGAGAAAAACTCTTTCTCACCAAGGCAGGCAGATATGTTAATGGTTTGTGGAACCATATCTAAAAAATTAGGTCCTATTCTGAAACAAGTTTACACGCAGATGGCAGAACCAAAATGGGTGATTGCTGTCGGAGCTTGTGCTTCCAGTGGTGGTATTTTCGATAGCTATTCTGTTTTACAGGGAATCGATAAAATAATTCCGGTCGATGTATACGTTCCAGGATGCCCTCCCAGACCAGAACAGATTATAGAAGGTGTGATGCAGGTACAGGCATTGTGCGAAAGCGAAAGCATCCGCAGAAGAGATATGCCAGAATATCAACAATTATTAGCTTCTTACGATATAAATTAA
- a CDS encoding NADH-quinone oxidoreductase subunit C has product MTNNFVLEAITREFPDSVLSHATPYDFLTLEIKKADLKKVIHHLRDSSLQINFLTDICGIHYPDTPEKELGVIYHLHNMRTNFRIRLKVFMPKDNAEVDSMTDLYAGANWMERETFDFYGIKFKGHPDLRVILNMEDIGYHPMLKEYRLEDGTRMDKDDKMFGR; this is encoded by the coding sequence ATGACGAACAATTTTGTATTAGAAGCGATTACGAGAGAATTCCCGGATTCTGTCCTTTCACATGCGACTCCTTATGATTTTTTAACTTTAGAAATTAAGAAAGCAGATCTTAAGAAAGTAATTCATCACTTGAGAGATTCGAGTCTTCAGATCAATTTTTTAACCGATATCTGTGGTATTCATTATCCTGATACTCCGGAAAAAGAATTAGGAGTTATTTACCATTTACATAATATGAGGACGAATTTTAGAATTCGTTTGAAAGTGTTTATGCCAAAAGACAATGCAGAAGTAGATTCCATGACAGATCTTTATGCTGGCGCTAACTGGATGGAACGTGAGACCTTTGATTTTTACGGAATTAAATTTAAAGGGCATCCAGATTTACGCGTTATTCTGAATATGGAAGATATTGGATATCATCCAATGCTTAAAGAATATCGCCTGGAAGATGGTACCAGAATGGATAAAGATGATAAAATGTTCGGAAGATAA
- a CDS encoding NADH-quinone oxidoreductase subunit D, translating into MKDNALSNILNQYDSKEQIDGQLYTLNLGPTHPATHGIFQNVLTMDGERILHAEQTVGYIHRAFEKISERRNLTQITTLTDRMNYCSAPINNLGWHMTVEKLIGCEVPKRVDYMRVIIMELARITDHLICNGVTAMDAGAITGLTYLFQEREKVYEMYEEVCGARLTTNMGRIGGFERDFSPKFHEFLQTWLKKFPKIFGEFCALNERNRIFMDRTIGAGPISAERALSYGFTGPNLRATGVDYDVRVANPYSSYQDFDFIIPVGTSGDTYDRFMVRQQEVWESLKIIEQAYKNLPEGLFHADVPDFYLPEKADVYTKMEALIYHFKIVMGETDVPKGEVYHSVEGGNGELGFYLVSDGGRSPYRLHFRRPCFIYYQAYPEMIQGAMISDAILTLCSMNVIAGELDA; encoded by the coding sequence ATGAAAGACAACGCACTCTCAAATATACTGAACCAGTACGATTCCAAAGAACAGATTGATGGACAGTTATACACCTTAAATTTAGGTCCTACCCATCCTGCAACACATGGGATTTTTCAGAATGTACTGACGATGGATGGCGAAAGAATTTTGCACGCAGAACAAACTGTAGGCTATATTCACCGTGCCTTTGAAAAAATTTCTGAACGTAGAAATTTAACTCAGATTACGACCCTTACGGACCGTATGAACTACTGCTCAGCGCCAATCAATAATTTAGGCTGGCACATGACCGTAGAAAAATTAATTGGTTGCGAAGTACCTAAGCGTGTTGATTACATGCGCGTAATTATTATGGAACTGGCAAGAATTACAGACCACTTAATTTGTAACGGTGTTACTGCAATGGATGCCGGAGCGATTACAGGATTAACTTACCTGTTCCAGGAAAGAGAGAAGGTATATGAAATGTACGAAGAAGTATGTGGAGCAAGACTTACCACTAACATGGGAAGAATTGGAGGATTTGAAAGAGATTTCAGTCCTAAATTTCATGAATTTCTACAGACTTGGTTAAAAAAATTCCCGAAGATCTTTGGTGAATTTTGTGCCTTGAATGAAAGAAACAGAATTTTTATGGACAGAACCATAGGTGCTGGTCCAATTTCTGCCGAAAGAGCTTTAAGCTATGGGTTCACCGGACCTAATCTAAGAGCTACTGGTGTAGATTATGATGTACGTGTTGCAAATCCCTACTCTTCTTATCAGGATTTTGATTTTATTATTCCGGTAGGAACTTCAGGAGATACTTATGATCGATTTATGGTTCGTCAACAAGAGGTTTGGGAAAGTTTGAAAATTATAGAACAAGCTTATAAAAATTTACCCGAAGGACTTTTCCACGCAGATGTTCCCGATTTTTATCTTCCTGAGAAAGCAGATGTTTATACGAAAATGGAAGCATTGATCTATCACTTTAAGATTGTCATGGGAGAAACCGATGTTCCAAAAGGTGAAGTGTACCATAGTGTAGAAGGAGGAAATGGTGAATTAGGTTTTTATTTAGTGAGTGATGGTGGCAGAAGTCCATATAGACTGCATTTCCGTAGACCATGCTTTATCTATTACCAAGCATATCCCGAAATGATTCAGGGAGCAATGATTTCAGATGCAATCTTAACGCTTTGCAGCATGAATGTAATTGCAGGTGAACTTGATGCATAA
- the nuoE gene encoding complex I 24 kDa subunit family protein translates to MSETIAFKPETLAQVDKITARYPQERKKSALIPVLHLAQKEFGGWLQVPVMDYVAELLEIKPIEVYEVATFYSMFNMKPVGKYVLEVCQTGPCMLNGSDDIIQHIKETLNINVGENTDDGMFTLKTVECLGACGYAPMMQLGKFYHEHLTKEKVDEILQLCREGQIALD, encoded by the coding sequence GTGAGCGAAACGATTGCTTTTAAACCTGAAACATTAGCTCAGGTCGATAAAATTACCGCGAGGTATCCACAGGAAAGAAAAAAATCAGCACTTATTCCGGTGTTGCATTTAGCGCAGAAAGAATTCGGAGGTTGGTTACAGGTTCCGGTAATGGATTATGTTGCTGAACTACTGGAGATTAAGCCAATTGAGGTTTATGAAGTGGCTACGTTTTACAGCATGTTCAATATGAAGCCAGTCGGAAAATATGTTTTAGAAGTCTGCCAAACCGGACCGTGCATGCTCAACGGCAGTGATGATATTATCCAGCATATCAAAGAAACGCTAAACATCAATGTGGGTGAGAATACCGATGACGGTATGTTTACTTTAAAAACGGTAGAATGCCTTGGAGCTTGTGGTTATGCACCAATGATGCAGTTGGGGAAATTTTATCATGAACATTTAACGAAAGAAAAAGTAGATGAAATCCTTCAGCTTTGCAGAGAGGGACAAATTGCTTT